The nucleotide window CCTGCATTAAAAAAGCATATGTCCCTCTGAAATTTAGTGCCATGCATTAAGATGCAAAGAGCAATTTATTTGATTGGTTGCAAGAGTAACCTTATCACAGCCAGGGACCAGGGCCTGCAGCACCCTCATCCTCTCACTGATTCTCTCCCTCCTCACCTGGAGGAAATGGCAGAACAGATGAGCAAAAGGAGGCCCATGCAACCATGCTAAATCTACAAAATCTACACAAGTCAACAACAAGATGGCGGTGAAAATACGCAGGCAATGGTGCACAGTACCCTCTCTGCAAGGCTGTGGCTGTCTGTGGCTTGCCCTCTCCTTGCCCTGACATGTATGTACCCCTTGGGCTCCTCCTCATCTACCTCCTTGCTGCTTCTGTCTCTTTTTCCTCCcctctttttggtgctttcctTTGAGTTTGAGTCCTGCTTGTTCAACCACACAAGATCAGTAAACTGTGAGTCATCACATGTCATGAAACTAATCTCTGTATACCAAGAATTTCCATCCAAAAAAATCCCTTCAAGAAATGTAATCTCTTGTTCTAAAAGTTATGATCAAACGTTGTGCTAGTGTTTGATGAGAACTAATCTTCATCAAGAACCACGGATTTTGCTTTAGAAGTTATGAGACATTTTTTTTCGAGAATGCtgaagttatgaaacattgttcTATTCCTTACATGCACCAGTAATCTTGTGGTAAACTAAACTACCTTGGAATGAGCAGAGCCGAAGCTGGCACTATCTTCCCTGGGCTTCTTGGGCTTCTTGTCGTCAGAAGCAGTGCCTTGTGGGGAGGTGTCGAGAACACCAGAAGAAGTCTCCAGCGAGGCTGAATCTGCCATGGCTGCGCCATGGCAGAATAAGAAGCTCGGCGTACCATGGGAGGCCCCGTCTAGGCCATGCTCCATCTGCGTGAGGTGTGGGAAGCTTGCCATTTGTCAACAACCAAGACCTTTGTGGTATGCTATCCTACTGCTTTTCAGTGTAGTTTTCTTGGCGAGGAGTTCGGAAGCAACGAGATGGGGTTCAATGGCGACTTGCCATTGGCTTATATACACAAGTAGCTGGGGTGGGGAGACGTGAGAGGGATAGAGGGATCAccagctcaggtgagtgaaccattCATCAGTCTTATCGAATATCTACTAGTGTTGTCGAACAtcccactagctaagccgaccacaaatctccacacactatggctagaggttgaagaagagggagaacatatcatacacacacagtacaagacaccagcgttgaccGAAGCTCTGAATGAGAGATGACCAATCTGAAttctctttactaagttatcgtggtagtctatttatacaactctatctatttAGTCCTAGTACAATGCATATGCTGCAACACTAACTAGATAACATACGGGGCTGACTCTTGCGTCGGCCTCTACacgtggctacagtgctgcaggtgagccgttcggcgcctgcacctgcagcggctacagtatcacagtagAAAGCCTTTTCGGCGTCGTCTTCCCCTTGctatgtgttcacacaaggaaacaGTAGATTATTCTAACAATTCTTTTTCTAATCCTACTGatatcccttgtaccccctccatgccgattatcttcttcagctccgtgagtcgaagacgtcagagcggcttggtgaggacgtccgcgagttgccgaccagtttcgacgaactcgatgacgatctgccctccatcaacacagtccctgaggaagtggaacttcacgtcgatgtgtttgctctggTCGTGCAGgtaccggattcttcgcgagggcgatggcgggacTGGTTGTCCAccttcagtgctggtgggtgagcttccacgccgatCAGCTCGCCCaacagccggcgcagccacacaacttggcacgccgctgtggtcgccgctacgtactctgcctcgcacgtagatagcgccaccaccttctgtttcagcgacaactaTGAAATTGGGgctgacccgaggaagacgagcacgccagaggtgctccgtcatccgtcgatgtcccccgccatatctgcatcgctgaacacagtgagctgcaaccTACTCCCGCCAGTCTTTAGGAAGATGATCACATGATCCACCGTCTTCTTGACGTAGTGCAGTAGCCACTTTAccacagcccagtgatcctctctgggattctctatgaagcgactgacgtagcccacaacGAACCCAATGTCcagcctcatgtggactaggtagcacagGCCGCCGATAATGCTccgatagagtgttgcatccaccttcgctgcGATGCtggccttcatcagcttcagctgctcctccatcggagtcacgcatggcttgcacttagccatgccgctccactccaacagcttggaggcatacgcgctctgatcgagcgtgagttcctccttcccctatctcacctcgataccgaggtagtaggagagtacgatgagatcgctcattcaaaaatgagccgccatctcgcgtttgaagctgttgatgtcctccgtgcgcgcgccggtgacgataagccgtccacatacacgccgacgatgagctcctccttcccccgtcgccgcgtgtagagcgcgtgctcgattgcgcaccgttgaaacccaagcttgcctagcgtggcgtcaagcttgacgTTCCATGCTCATGGGGCCTGCCGTGGCCCGTATAgcaccttgcgcagtcggagcacctgTGCTCCTCTCTCTTGATAGCAAAACCTAACAAAGACCATCTCCAtcagctcaccattgaggaagcccgatttaacgtccaagtgatggacacgccagtcctttgctgctaccaaagctagtagcaaacggaccgacTCTATGTGCGCTACTAGCGTAAAGACCTcttcgaagtctatgccctcacgctgaacaaagcctcgggcgatgaggcatgccttgtgcctgacaatggcgccgagctcgtcccgcttgaccttgtacacccacttcaggctgatcagacggcatcctggaggtggatcgacgagctgccatgtctcgttttcctcgatcgccttcatctcctccagcatcgcccgtcgctagTTTCCATCCCGCTCGACCAGCGCGAACATGGATGGTTCCTCTACGCTGACAAGCAGCAGCTCTATGTCATTGAGCAGCCAACCAGCCAGTCCTGAGGGTCCTATGCtgccgacgatgtcgtccagcttgtggaaccgcacctcctcaccttcatggaaggcatccacaaactcagtgaagtcacttggaggtgaggcgaactcgatcggcattAATGAGTTCCCTGTTCTACCGAACTACTCGACGTAGCACCTGAAGTGCTCGACACCCCAGTTGCAGTGCTCGGCGCTACTTCTGGATAGCTCGTCATAACACCTGCAGTGCTTGGgcccactgtaggagtgctcagcctcagtcttggagtagTTGGCACCACTGTAAGATGTCTTGGCTCTACCACGGAAATGGTTCatcaccactgcagaacctcccgaCGCTACTCCTAGCATGCTCgacatccctcccgaagtgctcgacaCTGTCCTAGGAGTGCTTTGCTCTactgctggagtgctcggcaccctctcccggagtgctcagcacctcttcccccagtgtctccaccaccgtggatgaccaagtgctcgacgactgAAGGTGCTGGTAAAGCCGCCAACTTCCCCCGTGCTTGGACTGGTCCAGTTCCAAGtcgccttctcatcgaacacgacaTCACACAAGATAAGCACCTTGTCTCcatgtgggtcatagagccgataCGTCTTGGTACCTTCcgtgtagcctaggaacaccataggtgtgctcctgtcctctagcttggtgaggtttggcttcgtcttcctgatgtggccgatgcagccgaatgtttggaggaaggacacgctcggcttgcgcccataccaagcttcgaacaatGTCTTGCCCGTTAAGGCCTTGGTCggagcacggttgaggatgaaacaccgtcgtggtcaccgcctcccccCAGAACCTTGCTggtatgcctttggccttcatcatggatcgggccgtGTCGACCATTGTCTGGTTTCGTctctccaccacaccattctgttgtggcgagtacgatGCGGTGTGGTGTCGCCCCACACCCTTATCCATGTAGTACAcaacgaactccaccgaagtgaatttgtCGCTGCGATCAATCCTCAGCacacggagcttcttgccgctctcggcctccgtgcacatcttgaacttcttgatcaccatggccaCCTCATCCTTGCTTgttaggagttgtagccacatgtagcgactgcaatcatccacgagtaggaggaagtaccgccgaccaccagtTTGTAGCTGGCATAATCGGCCCATAGAGGTcaccgtggatgagctcgagagcgtccttcgctgcgatacttggccgcctttgggagtggtagcctcctctgcttcttgtccagacagctgtcacacagctcgcctccgtgcttgatgtggggtagccctcagaccatcttctccagctgaccaagcgtgtcgaagctgagatgtccaaaccgggcatgccacatcacggttcctcggtgtgccttgccacCAGGCACACTGGttactctaccttcaggtcgagcaggtacaaccaattcagggacctcttcaccttggcgagaagtcgttgttcccggtccctgatcctaaggacttcgtccttgattagtacctcgctaccgcgctcatccagctgaccaatgctgatgatgctagaaTGCAGCTACGGGatataatatacatccgttagcgcgcggtgctccctgttctggcacctaaagatgatggtgccgcgcccttggatagccacccttgagccgtcaccaaacttcaccgtaccggtaacatcatcgTCAAGATCGGAGAAGGATgtcttggagcccatcatgtggttactAGCATCAGAGTCCatataccaccgctgctcctggtcggtgCCCACAcgcccgaggtggacttgggcgcatggttcgtcgaggttgacagtcttcaagaccttcctaggtccttccaccgtcgttgcctcttccttctcctcagccTCGACGTTGTGCAGTGCACAAAACGTcgtcatcaggatagtggcctcatcatcatcatcaacttgcgccagatgagccttagccttcttctcctgcttatgatttgggcactcccgtgcccaatggcccatcttcccacaaCGCCGATAGGCATTAGGGGTCGACCTGCTttttcttctccgaagaagccttgccgcggcgcttgccatcgccaccgtagctggaggaggctgccttcctggaattcctccgagcagcccactcctcttctgtcAGCAACTGTTTGccactgtccttcgttgctgtcgcctactctaggcgctcgtccaccgcccgcagatggcctgtcacatcctcaatggtgagggtggacaagtccagcatcgtctctatggagagagcgatctggatgtactttgccgacaCAGAATAGATATACTTGGAGGCCGCCTCTTCTTCAGTTGATGGTGACatcatggctcttcagcttgctgatgaacgtctacaggcggagggagaagtcctccaccatttcaccatccttgaacttgagattGGTATACTCTTGCTTCAGAAGCTGGCCCGTCGCCTTCCTTTGCACGATCGGAAACCGACGCACATcagccgcaatagcctcccacgcctccttagcagagctcttcgcccccaatggtTCCCTGTACTCTGCCGATACAGcaacgaggatagcctccaacgctgacatgtcagctttcttcattgtcggtgcccttgtcaactaGCATTCCAgagtcgtcgggctctgagcttgaccttcatggtcaccgatcactctccatagttggtgcgagtcagtgtcggccaactggtgccgctgaccttcccgcaccgtgcgaacaacgacctccggtcatggctgggcagccactagcagtgccactgttgtcgcccatctccgaaccgcccgtcatcgccagcggttagtctggcgacgacgcttgtacttgatttgataccacttgttagcccataggatcatcggctcaggtgagtgaaccactcaccagtcttgccgagcacccgctgttgccgagcacccactagctaagccgaccacgaacaagcgttatCCGTCCCCAcatactatggctagaggttgaagaagaggaagaacagaacatacacacacagtacaagacaccagcgttggccgaagccctatatgggagatgacaaatctgaactctctttacagAGTTACCGtgatagtctatttatacaactctatccatctagtcctagtacaacacacatgttgcaacagtaactagataacatacagagcTGACTCTGTGCCGGTCTCTACATGTGGCTATAGTGctacaggtgagccgttcggcgcctgcacctgcagcggctacagtatcacagcagggagccttttcggcgtCCACCTTCCCCTTACCGTGTGTTCACATAAGAAAACAGTAGATTATTCTAACGAGAGAGATGATAGATGATAAGACCAAATCATTACTTCTGTATTAATGGATATTGGCTGTGGTAAGAAATGGCCCCGGTGTCCCTTGTTGTAATAGGATGaaacaattgaagaaatgtcaaTCAGCAATTCAGCATATTGATATGGTCATGTGGGTAGGGCCTCTGATCCTTTTTTCTAATTACTATTTTGTGCCCAAGTTTTTTTCCCTTTTGGAGTGACAGTCAAGTTGAGTATGTAAAAACCTTTTGCGTACCCTACTTTTGGTAGCATTTTTTTTGCGTATAAAATCTCAGAGCACCTTCGCATGGACTTTATTGCACAAGAAAATCCTAACGGCAAACAATCTAATGAACCGCAGATGGGATAATGATCCAATTTGCAAACTGTGTGGGATTGAGCAGGAGACACCGACACATCTTTTTAAGGATTGCCCATACACTAAAGAGGCTTGGGAGTACATCAAATAATGGTTTCAACTTTTGTCTCTCAACACAGGCGTGCACAAGTGGATCGCTCCATCAGTATTGGCGAAAATGTAGGAGAAAGGTGGACAAAAATCATAGAAGAAAGTTTGATGGGATAATAATATACTTTTAGTGGAACATTTGGAAGGAGAGAAACAGACGAACTTTCCAACAAAAATCTTTCAACCCAAGACAAGTTGTGGGCTTGTGTAAAGATGATATTAACCAGTACCGCATGGCAATTGAGACGCCAAAACAATAAGAACCAACGGTCTGATGGAAACTTAAGCTGATGCAAGCTTCGTTTATGGCCATTGCCTAGCAGTTGTGCTATCCAGTTTTATTTTCAGTTGTCAAGTAGTATGGACAGTTGAGTTTCAGTAGTTCTAGTTGTAAAAAGGTTTTTTTGTTTCTGTTTTTCTTTCCTGCTTTCGtttgtaaagttttttttttccttcctaTTGTCTAATAAAATTTGTGGCAAAGTTTTTACCATCCTTTCGGGAAAAAAAAATCTCAGAGCACGAAGGAGCATCTGGCGGCAGAGTTGGCTAGTGTCGTAGAATGTTTTTTCTAGACGGTTAAGAATAAGCTGCTAATTAAACAGAACAAATGATGGATTAAACGAAAACGATGTGCGTAGTGTTTACACGTTATTTGCAAGGCTAAACGGCTGTTTAGACCGTACCATCATTTGATCATAGTATTATATATCATGTGGTGGTCTAGCCAACCAAGGTTTGATTTGATTTCTTCCTTGTACATTATTATTAGAAATGAGACTAATCAGAATAGGGCTCTTGTAAAACGGACACATAGCAGTAGCAGGTCGGCGGCAGTTCCATAGTCGTTCCAACCAATGCAAGCAAGCAAGAAAGAAATATGTCATCTTGGAATTCCTGTAGGCAAGAcaattttttaactttgaccagtAATATGTGAATGAGAATTTGTAAAGCAATATTATTGTATCTCTAGTCCTATCTGTCAGAGGAGTCaaagggcctattgggccttagcccgttagggttaattagtcgcttgcttaggagtcaagtaaatatctctatataaggagatgagaatgtatcaatctaatcaagcaagagattagaagaaaatcccttctctcttagccggccgtgggcgaagccccgcggccggcctcccccagCGCCCTTGCAGGCGCCACGGGTACTGTAGCACGCCAGCCGCCGTCGCGACCCTCGgctctctcctctcaatcctagcacccacataacatctggtatcagagaccatggCTGGATCCTACGCCGCTGTGCCCTTCTCCACACCGCTCGGCGCACATCCCTGGGCTGCGCCGGCCCTGTTCTCCACAGCGCCGCCGGACGGATCCTACGCCGCCGTGCCCTTCTCCACACCGCTCGGCGCACATCCCTGGGCTGCGCCAGCCCTGTTCTCCGCAACGCCGCCTGCCGGATCTACGCCGCCGTGCCCATCTCCACACCGCTCGGCACACATCCTTGGGCTACGCTGGCCCTGTCCTCCGTAGCTCCGCCCGTGTTCACCACCGCCACAGCCACTGTGGCGCCCTTGCCTGCGCAGCAGCCTGCACCTTCCACAGGCGCCTTCGGTGAGTGGATGGCGACCTTCGACCACCTGCAGCGCCAGATGGACGTCCTCGCGACCCTCGTCCATAACATTGGCGCACAGCCGGCGTCGGTGCCCTCATCCGCGGGCACGCAGTCGGAGGGCCTCATCCTCGGCGTGCCGGTGCCTCCATTCACAGGTGCACAGCCGGGTGATCAGATCGCCACTGCGGCAGCAACCGTGCAAGTGGCGCTTGCGCAGAAGAGTGATTGTCAGTCTGCGACGGTGCGATTACAGGCTGTAGCACGCGGCCTCCTAGCGCGGCGCCGACTGCAGGAGATGCGCCGGCAGATGCATGAGGCAGCCTTGACGGCGATCGACCTCGGCAAGGGGGGGCACGACCTCGCCCCGTCGAACGGCCAACAACAACCACGCCGACCCGTTGCTGTCTCCAGGCGCGAGCATGGTGCTGTTCCCGCAGGCGGCGCACTCCAGTTCTATGGGAGTGATGATAGAAGAAGCGCACTCCTCTTTGTCACCGGCGGAGACGCACTGCCTAGCGCTGCCGCGTTTCGCTGTCGGCCGCCATGAGGTCGTCTTCGCTGGTCGCTGTTGCGATTGATTCCAGACAACCGTACCCTATGCAACCCTCTCGTTTCGATGGTCTCCATGGGATCCAGGCGGCTACACGAGCCTGTCCAGCACGCGGAGGGTGTCCGCCTGCATCTTCAGGAGTCAAGAATAAAGAGTCGAGTTTATTTAAATAAGCCGAGATGTAAAAGGCTTGTTCTTAGGTGTTCAGTTTGTGTCTAGTGAAGCCATAGTTAGCATCATTGTTAGGtcgcagctcgaggacgagctgcatgtccaggtggggagtagtgttagaggagtcaagggtctattgggccttagcccgttagggttaattagtcgcttgcttaggAGTCAAATAAACATATCTACTtaaggagaggagatgtatcaatctaatcaagcaagagattagaaggaaatcccttctctcttgccggccgtgggcgaagccccgcggccggcctcccccagCGCCCTTACAGCCCTAGACGCCGCTCATGAACAGTACCCGTGACACTGTAGCACCACGGGTACTGTAGCGCTCCGGTCGCCGTCGCTTTCCTcgactctctcctctcaatcctaaCAGCCACATAACACTATCTGTTGAAGTATGAACAGGGTTACAGTTGTTTGTGAAGTGTGAACTACTTTACTGTATGCAGGCTAAGCATTCTTCTGATGCGTAGCAACAGAAGGTTATGAGATTTTGTGGAACTTCAGGGTAGAAGTAAATTAAATTTACCTGCACTGGTCCTGAATCCTGATCCTGGTCCTGGGTGGTCATAATGGAGAACTCAAACGTGGTTGCCGACTGAGCCTGATGAGATATGGGCTGCATCATGCGCTTCTGGTTTCTGTGCTTCTTCAGCCCCCGGCCTGCAACATCACCTACAAAGTAGCTGCGTCATTAACTGCAAGTAAAAACCATGTGACACTAACAGTAAAGATACTATAGTAACCATCAGAGTGGGAGTGGCACAAGGGATCTTCATGGCTGGCAGTGGTCATCAGGACGGCCTTTTGAGTGTGGCTGCACGCACGCATGCAGACGCTGGACGGTCCACGACGATCGATGCATGTCAGTCTACAGCCTTTCATGTTTTGTTTCTTACATtggtgttttttttccttttattcctttttcatttttttttctcgaacatgctTAAGCATGTATTTCATTAAGATGAGGTTTTCCTTTTATTCTTAAGAGGTGTAGATGACATAGTATACTATACGTTATCCCCATTTGAAGATACATTTGTCTACCCCTCAAAACCTAGACCGCCTGGTGGTCCCCTACCCGCCGCCTTGGCGCCGGCatcccccctctcctctccttccccCACCGCATCAACCGGTCCCTCCCCTTCTCTCCCCAGCACAGGAGCCGCCGCTGGGGCACGCGAAGCAAGCCCGCCGCCGCCACAAGCATCGCCAAcccctccgccaccgccaccccgaCTGCGGGCGGGGGCCCCGGATCTGGAGCACCCCAGCCCCTAGGTCCGgactccgccgccgccgtggccaccCAGCAAGCGAAAGAGCGGCTGGCCTCCTCTGATGGCCATGGCGCCCCCTGCCCCACTGCCCTTGGACGACCCCAGCAGGAATCGGCTCTGGAGCCAtgtcgtcgtcggcggcggccgGCATCTAGGCTCCCGGTGGCCCCCACCTCTACGATGAAGCCGACTGCCACCACAGCGCTGCCGCAGACGCCGAAGCCTCGGCCGCTCATCGGGAGGCCGTGCGGCCGCCGCCTCCGCTCGCGGGGCCCGCGCCGTCCACACCGGCCTCCCACCTCTCCTCGCTCGCGGagcccttcttccccggcggtaCTCCGGGCCGCCCGAAGGCCATGCGCTGGTCGGAGGACTCCATCTACTCCGACTCAGGAATCCGACTTCTCCCCGCCCATCGCTACCCAGGCCTCCTTCGCCGATGTTGTACATAGGAGATCTCCTGCCCGGGTGAACCCTAAGATGGCAGGGTCCAGTGCCCTGTCGCCCACCCGAGCGAACGGTGAGCGCCCAATGGAGACAACGCTCAAGGTCGATGGCGGGCAGCGTCAAGGACGCAAGCGACGCAGGCGTAGGAGGAGGCCGCGTCGCTCACCCGCAGGAGGAGAAGCGGCCATAGGCAACAGCCCAGACCACATCCTTGTTCATGGGTGGCTGGGACGTCGTAGCGAGGCCAACCAGGGCCCTGCGGAGCGCGTCCCTGCCCGCCTAAGATTGGGCGCGCGTGTTCCGCCGGGAGGAGGAGGCGCATCTTACCTCCTAACGCGGAGGGGTGGCAGGAGGTCCTGCATAGGCAGGCGGAGACGACGCCTACTGAGCTCGTTGCCACCTTCAAGCCACCTCACCGGAGGCGCATCATGGAAGCATTGTGAGGATAGGTGCCTAAACTGTTTGTCTTACTCTCACTGCATCGCCACATGTCGCTTGCCTCTGTGATGCTGAGGGTTTCAACACTTAGGCAAAGACTGCAAGCGGCTGCGCTCGCCGGGCCACAACCAGGTTGGCCCCAGCACTAGGGAACACCGTCGTTTCATCCATGAGGGCAACCCAGACCAACATCACTCCTGCAAGGGTCCGTGCCTGTGCACCCAAGACGCCTGGGGACGCGGTGACGACGACGACAAGACAGAAGTGAGCACGGCGATGTTTCTCCAAGATGTTGAGCCGACGAAACAGTGCAGGAAGTTCCAAGGTCACCGATTGTTGGGCCCCACTCCATTTTGAACAAGATCCATCCTCTCAATTCGAGTAGATCGTGGGAAGACAGCCTGCCTCGGATCCGATGGTCCTTGAGGCAGGGCTGCTTAGCAGTCATCGTGGCGCAATGGAGCAGTCTGGAACATCGCCACCTATGGTCGCAGACTGCTGGGTATCACCCAGATTTGAGCAAGCCCCAACCTCTCTTGGCGTGGTGATCG belongs to Miscanthus floridulus cultivar M001 chromosome 4, ASM1932011v1, whole genome shotgun sequence and includes:
- the LOC136552101 gene encoding transcription factor BC1-like — protein: MASFPHLTQMEHGLDGASHGTPSFLFCHGAAMADSASLETSSGVLDTSPQGTASDDKKPKKPREDSASFGSAHSKDSNSKESTKKRGGKRDRSSKEVDEEEPKGYIHVRARRGQATDSHSLAERVRRERISERMRVLQALVPGCDKVTGKAIILDEIINYVQSLQNQVEFLSMRIASLSPVLYGFGMDSDAFSDHTQKIEGMLHHEALAMPTSVQNRPPSEAIMDTHTSTSSPSYEVHGDGGTSIFFPQDNGSYMVQTVGEPRQELFNQVVFSNHMCSFQ